Within Lolium rigidum isolate FL_2022 chromosome 5, APGP_CSIRO_Lrig_0.1, whole genome shotgun sequence, the genomic segment GGTGTCATAGATTTATTCGAGAATAAAACATTTGCTTGATTCTTGAATCATCACCCTACCAATTCATATCTCCCATTGCAAGTAAGAAACTGAAAAATAAATAGGACAtggcaggattacaatagagcccacaagaagtcCCTCTACGGTCTCAAACAAGCTTCTCGCACTTGGTTTTTGGGCTTCACCACCTACCTTCATACACTTGGCTTCGTGACCTCTAAGAGTCACACCTCTTTGTTCGTTCTCCACTCCACCACTGCCACCGCATATCTCCTTCTATATGGATGACATCATTCTTACAGCCAGCACCACCTCGCTCCTTCACCATCTTATCCAATCCATAAACTTTGAGTTCTCTATGAGTGATTTGGGTGCACTACATCACTTCCTTGGTGTTAACGTGCATCGTACGTCTACAGGGTTGTTCCTCTCTCAACATCAGTATGCTCTTGGCCTCTTAGAGCGTGCCAATATGTCCAAGTGCAACCCTACATCAACCCCCACCGACACCAAGTGCAAATTATCGGCTAATGATGGACCATCTGTACCCGATCCTTCTCAGAGCTTAGTAGGAGGACTTCAGTATTTAACTCTTACCAGACCAGATTTGTGTCACACTGTGCCGCAGGTCTGTTTGTTTATGCATTATCCACGAGAGGCGCATCTCCAGCTCATTAAACGAATTCTGAAGTATATTCGAGGgactgctcatcttgaacttcagCTGCACGCGGGCTCCTCCTCTGAACTTGTGGCTTACTCTGACGTAGATTGGGCAGGATGCCCTGACACACACAAATCCACCTCTGGTTTTTGCTTTTTTCTTGGGACCAACATGGTTCCACCGTCTCTCGTTCTATTGCCGAGGTTGAGTATCGTGTTGTTGCCAACTGTGTGGCCGAATCCATCTAGCTACGTCAACTGTTACTTGAGCTTCATCAATGTGCGTCTAAAGCTACTTTTGTGTACTGTGACAACATCATTGCCACCCATCTGTCGACtaatcctgtgcaatatcaacgaaCCAAGCATGTCGAGATTGATCTGCACTTTGTTCGTGATCGAGTCACCCTCAGAGAAGCCCGTGTTCTTCACGTTCCCACTAGCTCACAGTATGCAGATGTCTTCACCAAAGGATTACCCACTACCGTGTTCCAGGACTTTTGAACCAGTCTCAACTAGTTCCTAGCCTAGTTTGGattggggtgggggggggggtgtttGAGAGTTGTATTTGTATAGGATTAGGGTTCCTATACTCGTTCGGCTAGGATTAGGGTTTAGCCTCTCTCTACCCATCTCTTCTCTACCCCTCTCTTCTATATATACATGTACCCTTTGGTGATCAATACAACACGACATATATTCTGTTTGTCTTGTTCATGAGTGTAATAACCAAGTAAAAAAGACAAACCATTGGTGTCATAGATCGATTCATAAAAAACATTTGCTTGATTCTTGAATCAACACCCTACCAATTCATTTCTCCTACTGCAAGTAAGAAACTAAAAAACAATTCGGAGCGCCTGAAGATTAATCATCGAATTAATTAGTTTCATGTGGAACCAACACTGAATTGATCAGGGACAAAACTTTGTATATACTATGTACACATCGCTTGGCAAGGCCATGTTCCTCGACTCTCATCGTATACACACCCCTCCTCTTGTCCAGTTGACCCGAAGAAACTATTACAGCCCAAAGCTGTCCGTGGAAGAAGTTCTACACTGAATTGCTACTGTACTAAAACTTGGGTCGTAGTATGCACAGAAAATCGAACGCCATAAGGGCTTTGATGTTGAGATTAGACAAGGACGGCGGCCGGCGGCAAGGTGGGCACGTCGCCCTGCCACGCCCAGACAATGTCCGCGAGCCCTGGCCGCACATCCTCGGCGCAGAACTTGTTGAAGTCGAGCGCGTCGCCGGCGTCGTGCGCGAACTCGACCACCGTGACGTCCGCGGCGACCTCGAACACCTCGGCGGTGACCGCGAGCCTCCCGTTGGCTCCGTCGGCCTTGGCCTCCAATCTGATCCTCCACCCTTTCCCTCTGGTCGTGTTGTACCCGAGCGCCCGACCCACGGCCTCGAGCTTCTCGAACACGGCGGCCGCCGGGGAGTGGGAGGTGAACACCGTTGCGGCTTTCTGCTCGCTCTCGAACAGGCCGGAGAGGTCGAAGCCGGTGGACATGGAGGAGATGAGCTGGAACGCGTTGCATGTCCGCGGGGAGATGGTGCCGTCGACGAGGATGccgttgtcgtcgtcgtcccacttcCTGGGCGAGGGTGatacagaggaggaggaggggacggGCGGCACGAAGCCCTTCCTGACCCAGGGCGTGAGCATGAGCTCCGGGAGGGTGACGCGCTTGGcggggtcgacggcgagcaggCGGCCGATGAGGCGGCGCGCCTCGCCGGAGACCCAGGGCGGCATCTGGTACTCGCCCTTGAAGATCCTCTGGTACATCTTGGCGTAGTTCTCGTGCTGGAACGGGAGGAAGCCGCAGAGCAGCACGTAGAGCACCACCCCGCAGGACCACATGTCGGCCCTGGCGCCGTCGTAGCCGCGGCCCCGGAGCACCTCGGGCGCCACGTACGCCGGCGTGCCGCACTGCGTGTGGAGCAGCCCGTCCTGCCGCAGCTGCTCGGGCAGCGCGGCGAGGCCGAAGTCGGTGACCTTGAGCCGGCCCTCCTCGTCGAGCAGCAGGTTCTCGGGCTTGAGGTCCCGGTGCGCGACGCCGCGGCTGTGGCAGAAGCCGACGGCGGAGATGAGCTGCTGGAAGTAGCGTCGCGCCGCGTCCTCCGTGAGCCGCCCGCGGGCCACCTTGGCGAAGAGCTCCCCGCCGCGCGCGTACTCCATGACGACGAAGACGCGCTCGCGGCTGGCGAGCACCTCCCGGATGCCGACCACGTTGGGGTGGCGCACCATCCGCATGATGGAGATCTCCCGGCGCAGCTGCTCCACCATCCCCTCCGTGCGCCGGAGCCGCGCCTTGTCGATGACCTTGATGGCCACGCTCTGGCCGTCGCGCAGGTCGCGCGCGTAGTAGACCTTGGCGAAGGAGCCCTGCCCCAGCATCCGGCCCAGCTCGTACCTGCCCAGCACCAGCTTCCGGACCTCGCCTTCTTCCCGACCTCTCGCCATTGCTGGCAGCGCGCAAGAAGAGCTTTGGTGGTGGTCACGCGCGCGCTTGGTTGGTGTTGACTGCTGCTACTACTACCACTGGTGAGGCTCGGCCGTCGCGGATTTAATGGTGGCAAGTGGCGGTCGGCACGTCGAATTGGTTGCGCGATGATGGGGATGTGCACATGGGTTCGACGGCGGCGTTGCTGGTTTGAGGAGAGCGGCACACCGGATCGGCACCGTCGGAGAGCTGGACGGCCGCTTATTTGTAGTGTGCTGGCCGGGTGCGCGGGACAGGCCAGGTGGGTTGGGGACGTGGGGCCGGGTTTGAGCAAGACGCGCCATGGAGTGACGGAGTCAGCTTTGGGTGTGGTGGAGGAAGAATCTGCCGCCCAACTACCTGGGCCGTTTCCTTTGCACGTTTCGCGTTCAACGAGATACCGATTCCAGGCCTGTGAAACCCGGACCATATTATTTTCCACTGAAACATCCGGCAGCCTTCCGCCCTTCCCTGGTGGCTGGTGCCAACACGTTTGCTTCGTGCACTCCCTTCTTTAAGTGAACCGGATTCTTCTGTTTTTTCAGGATGGTATTAACAATGTTGGTTTGAAACTAGAACATCTTCACCGTCGGGTGACCCCAAAAACCCTCAAAGAGTCTTCAAAGGTCTGGGCTAAAAGCGGCTCGCACCGGTGCTCCCCAAACATTGTTGGCGTGAATTGCGGCTCTGGTCCCGTAGTGTCTGTGTGGGGCCCGAGGGAGGGGGGAGGGGCACGCAAAAAAGCGTATAGGGTCGTCCTAGCAGCGACGCAACGTCATCCAGCCCACCCCTCCTTGCCTTAGCCGCGGTTTCTCTCCACCACGTATTTCTCACCCATTGTCGTCTCCCCGCATCGATACAGATAGCTCTTCCCAAGGCCGCGCAAAAACGGATCTCTCAGGCCGCATGTACCGCTAGTCTTGCCGCGCTTTGCCGCGCCCTCCTTCAACATCTATCACTAGTGGTGCCTGCAGCGTCGCGCATACCAGCCATCCCCAAGACTACACGCGAAAAAAGCGTATAGGGCCGTCCTAGCAGAGACGCAACGTCATCCAGTCCGCATCTCCTTGCCGTAGGCACGGTTTGTCTCCACCATGTATTTCTCACCCACAGTCATCTCCCTACATCAATGGAGATAGCTCTCGCCAAGGCCGTGCAGAAACGGATCTCTCAGGCCGCCTGTGCCGCTAGTTTCGCCGTGCTTTGTCGCACCCTCCTTCGACATCTATCGCTAGTGGTGCCTGCAGCGTCGCGCGTACCGACCATCCCCAAGACTACCGACGAGCACCACATTTATTGCCGTTGGACTGCCCCACCGGAAGGAGCAGTCGGCCTTCTGTCCATTTGTTGAGGCCACACCATCCCAAAGtttccgcgcacacaaggtgttcggcgCAGTGACTAGGTGAGTGTTTTTCCTAATTTTGGTCAGTACAAATTAGCTATGGTTCAAATATTTGATTGCTTTGTTGGGTAATGTGTAGAAATGGATAGTGACAATGAGATGATAGTTCAACAACGGATGcaagaggaggccgaggcggtagCCGAGAGGAAGAAACACCTCCTTCTCCTCGTCTCTCTTCTTCGCCTACTGGCGAAGCTGCTGTTGCCTCGAATTGGCGGTTTActtaaggagaaaagaaagaacaTAGTCCGACACCAGATGGTTAGAGCTGAGATGGTTGATGACAATTATTTCAAGGACGACGCTACACATGGCCCCAAAACCTTTCGGCACCACTTTCAGATGAACAATGGAACATTCCAGAATATTGTGCAAGGTGTGCAGGCGTACGATACCTATTTCCTCTGTAAAAAAAGATATTCTCAGGGACAGCATGAATTTACTTACCATACAAATTTCCAAAATGGCATATAtgagcatcttgtcaagttttaTTCTTATTGAACAAAGCCTAAAGTAGGTGTAGCCATATTCCTATGCTAAAAAAAACCCGTAATGGTTGTTCCTAAGGCCATTTTGCATGATCACCTAGGGatacattaagacataaatgtccaatcattccataaagttctaaggtcccCGATCAAGAAACCCCTAATAATAACGCCAAGTCTAGAAtatatttctctctctctctatctctctctctccctctctctctcgttcccTATCCTCTTTATTACTCTAAGGTGCAACCCTAtgagcccataaaggtgaagtatgatGTTCGTACATTACCATCATAGAACCACATAAAAGattaaaacttgaccaaatattcATTACATACTATAGAAATCATAACCAATTCATATATGCCATTTTGGAAATATTGACGCTGTAAAAAATCCTGAGCTTTTTTAGTTTCGTAAGGTCCCTGAAACATCAAAATACGAAAAAGGAGATTTCCTCCCTCccagaaattaaataccaataAAAGAGATTTTATAGGAAAATCCtataaatcatctaaaaatacATAAATAATGAATGATCAATGCAAATAACTATGTAAACTGCTCCTATATGATGCTATTATGATGATACAAAATGCATGTATCACTTGGCTGATGGAATTTATCCTTGGACGAAATTTGTGAAGACAATGTCCACCCTTTTACTGAGAAGATGGCATGTTATTCACATTGCCAGGAAGCCTGTAGGAAGGATGTTGAGCGGAAATTTAGTGTATTACAAGATCATTTTGCTATTGTTAGGTACCATGCTCTAACATGGTTTAATTCTCATATATGGGAGGTGATGATTGCCTACGTGATCATGCACACCATGATCATCGAGAGTGAGTGCGCTGATCCAAAGGCTGTGGATATGACCTTTGAGAGTCGGGGGAATCTTGCAGAAGTTGATCATGAGGTGTTGGACGAGTTTGGAGCTTTCATCGCCATGCATCAAGAAATTCGTGACGAGTAAGTTCATCTCCAACGTCGCGAGGGGCCATAGGGAGCGGCCGTGCGGCTTAATTTGGTCGCCGGTGGCGGTCCAGGGTAGGTGGCAATCGCCAGCGGAGAGGCGAATGAAGGTTCAGCCTAGCGGTTGGCTGTGCGCGCTGCCCTATTTTGTTTTACATCACCTTCAACAAAAATATACATGACTACATAAATCTATGTCATCTGTTAAATACTATCttcatctcaaagtttaaggcttatattatttttgaaaactcaaactatgttaagtttaactaagtttttaccaaaaatcattaacatacaaatcaatatcattagatagaaaatgaaatatatattcttgtggtatctacaaaatatcatatttattgatagatgtttctaaaagtttgatcaaactttatttGGCTTGATTTTTCAAAAAAGAACCTTAAGCTTTCGAATGGAGGTCGTTCTTAGACCTTTTGTGTTGGTTTTCATTGTTGCTTTCTTTTATGTTGGACGTTGTGTGTATTTTAGTTATGCAGATGCTGGATATAAGTTTTAAAATTCTTTAAGTAATAAAACACTATTTATCGAAAAAGTACCTATCTTTTGTGCGACATGATGTAGAAGTTAATTTTCATCGGCAAGCATATTATATAGGTCATCAACAATGTTTAATATGTGCATCTCCCTGCTTCACCAAACCAACGGCATCATCAGTTCATCACCCACCCCAGCCAGAAAACAAAACGGCCATGTAGCATGCCGACATGTCCATTCCCCGATCGAGCGAGAGCTGCCCAAGAAATCCAAAGGATCAGTCAAGCAAAGAATTAAAAAGATAACCAAGCGTCATCACGACGGAGACGCAGGGGCGTCCGGTATCCAACAGGTCGATCGCCGCTCCCGTATGGGCGTCACGTTGCCGCTCGTGGCTGCGGCCGGTGCAGCGTCGGCCCAAATAATTGAGCGAGGACACAGCGGCCTTCCCCGCGACGGCGCAACATCCTGCCGTGCGACGTCGCCGCGTCGGAGAAGAAGACACGCATTATTGGCGCGAGGACACGCATTATTGTGTTGGTCCCAGCTGGTCCGGCCACACGGCATACTCTACGTGGGTTTCTCCGATGGCCAATGGTGACCAGATGAACCCCTATCCGCCTAGTGCCAGTTGCCGACTCCTGGGTCTCCCAAGAACCCTAGCCGTTCGGTTGGTGTACCAACACCATGGTCCACCCCATGATCCTCTGGTATCTGGATTGGGGTTTGCGTGAGCTTTCGCCAAGACGTCGGGTCATCGGTCATCTAGCTATAGCATCTTTAGTGGCATCCCTAAAAATTTGGGACGTACTTGGGGCAGCGCCGGATAAAAAGAGACCAaatctgtaaaaaaaaaaaagatgctctTCTCAGCcgtgtccctcaaacagcgtctagacgcatgcattttaatagagaggACCACCGTATGTGGAAAAAGTCAGTGAGAGAAAGCGTGGAAAAAAAGAATGGCATGTGGGAACTAGGGGTtgcatgcatgcatccggacactATTTTTGTGTCTagtgtctctaccggggacgccggatacaaaatgaggcgctatttagTTCTAGAGAACGCGACTGGAAAGCATTTTTCTCCATTTCTTATCCGCGATCCCCAAACAATATTTGGGAGACgcaactgaagatgctctaaatctTGAAGGAGCCAGCGCAACGGATTTCTAGACAATCGGGAAGGAACCGATGGCTGCCTCCTTAGATTCGAAAGGACACACTGATTGTTGCATTATTGCAATTGGTTGATTGTACGAACCACTGCTAGCTAGCACCGATTCAATGGAGATTCAAAGGAAGAGAGGGTTAACGAGAAAGATGCCCATTTTCAGTACTACATCCGTCCTGGTGGGTTAGGCCTATGTGGATTCTTAGGTTATCTGTTTAACCAACATAATACAAGTTATATATTATAAATTATGTATCATTAGAAATTAAGCTCAGATGTTATACTTTCTAATTGTATAATTTTATGTTCTACAATTTATATTATGTTAGCCAAATTGACAACTTGGAGATACACGTATGCCTAATATGCCCAATTATTATGCCTGGTttatttgggccttcagtcccggtttgcaaaccgggaccaacaaggcgggactaaagggtcccctttagtcccggtttaaagttgcaccgggcccaaaggccccgccacgtggtgcggcgAGGGCGCTCGaggtggaggacctttggtcccggtacGAACCGGGACTGGAGGttatttgttaaatttttttaatccattttgttatgtccaattatttttcgctcctccttttttttctattttttcagaatttctagtatttcagttatttaactagtttagtctctaactacacttataatctctagtcaaattacttacccgtggtccaacttcccgctcggtcacccattctcccactactccagcactagcacgcttaacttccaagttcctttcccatcccgcttccaagtgcttcccgcgcatgttgtgataatagtatcatatcaatcatattaacatgttggtcgatgtcacacttatttattgttcgaattccaaataattattttaataaaaaaaactaatgacgtaataacatgttgtgataattatattataattttatttttttataaatattattttttaatttgtattataattgttctttaatattaaattttttaataatttttttgccaaactttgaaaatctaaaaaattggctaactttatggttaagtaatagtaatctttatgcatgatgaaattattaatttaaaaaataaaaaaatataaaatcctgaatttctggcaaaaactaaaatcttcctcctttcatattttcatttggaattttgagaatctaaaaattgcctaaccgggtaaacccgggtgaaatcggatgtaactttttcccacgatgattttgatatattatacgttttttttatatttcgtatgcaaaagttaatgcggttttaccatttttctaacactttttgcaaaaaaaagtaaaaattcaaatttgttaatttttcctaatagtaggttacaagaatctgaaaacattttatttttttgaattttctatcattttattttctattttacagtgttaaaaaaggcgatccaagggGGGGTGTGGAGATGCGTGGGGAACcaaaaaaaaacccaaaaatcctttagtcccggttggtaatacaaaccgggactaatggatagacctttagtcccggttggtaatacgaaccgggactaaaggcttttgCCCCAGaggccccctttagtcccggttggtattacgaaccgggactaaagaccccaaacggaccgggaccaaagggtttcCACGATAAACCGGGACCAGTACCCCTCATTGGACCTGGTTTGGTTCAAAACCGGGACTGTTGCTCCCAGGGGATTAGGACGAAAGGCCTGTTCTCCACTAGTGAATCCaccgagacggagggagtacaacataGTGAAAGTTCGCACGCGGTGGCTCGCAAGATAAATCCGGCAAATAAATATATGTACAAGGAGTAGCATCGCTAACTTCCAAAAAAAATGTTTTGCTTCTCGGCAACCATGTGCGATCTTTGGGCGATACAGGGTTCCAATGCACACGACTACACGAGTCACCGTTGCCATGTCCTCTAccctcagcaccactacgggcggTTTCTGGTCACTACAGGAATCCCacgaggtgccgacggccagctgccctcggcgtagccgcgcctggccctcggcgtaggctacgccgacggcagccctcggcgtagagcCTCGGcgtaaaaccctagggcggggaccccgcagatctacccctatagctttctccgtgcgagggtttaccagtggacttttttatttgttttgctttgtttaggacatatgtacatggaaaccataggttgggcatactttaccataaaaatggctccgtttgagccgtggcgggagtttccacatacagatcctggattttaccaagtgctagcccatgcatgcggaaatcgtcaacgtcgGGTAcaggcaaggttagccaaaccctagggcggggaccccgcagatctacccctagggttagggttagggataggatccgggtgaggtttagggttaccaaaatattcgcaaaatagaaagttggcccgcagaagcgggaaaccctagggcgggaatggcctcggttagggttagggttggagttagggttagcaatggattttttcctaaatgtttaaggacatatgtacatcgatagcagaagttgggcctagtggctccggttgacccgtctgcgaagagcgtcacccgtgggacctacatatatgccatctacgaattcttaaaaaatagaaccttttttacataattcatactagtaaataaataatagaaacataatataaagtaatatgagagagagaaaaaagaaaagaaaaaccctatacgccgagggtggccgtcggcataggggggccatgccctatgccgagggtggccgtcggcctcTGTGTGACGCCGTGAGAGGGCCGTCATGCCGCCGCTGGAACAGGCACGATGCTactgcctacgccgagggccaggtagacgccgacggcggccctcggcgtaggaacTTGTACGCCGACCTTATGTATACGCCGACGGTCGGCGTCTCGACCTggcccggcgaggccgtacgccgacggccccgacatttggccgtcggcgtacactctggccgtcggcgtctgtcaccattcctgtagtgggtCTACTCTTGTTGGTGAGGCCGCTCCTCCATTGTCGTGAAAATACGTGGTTTCGATGGGGGTGTGTTAGTTTTCAGATGGCTAAACGATGAGTCTGAGACGACTTGAATTTCGCGAGCCATGTGATGAGTATATACTGTAGCGTCTTCAACAACCGTTTCGTGCTCTCCAAAATGAAATAACTCATCGTCGAGCGTTCGTTGATAGATAGCCATCGATGCAGAGGCTTAGGGCAAACCGTCTGCTCTTTTATTTATCTTTCCAAATTCCAACATGTTAAAA encodes:
- the LOC124653483 gene encoding CBL-interacting protein kinase 16-like; this translates as MARGREEGEVRKLVLGRYELGRMLGQGSFAKVYYARDLRDGQSVAIKVIDKARLRRTEGMVEQLRREISIMRMVRHPNVVGIREVLASRERVFVVMEYARGGELFAKVARGRLTEDAARRYFQQLISAVGFCHSRGVAHRDLKPENLLLDEEGRLKVTDFGLAALPEQLRQDGLLHTQCGTPAYVAPEVLRGRGYDGARADMWSCGVVLYVLLCGFLPFQHENYAKMYQRIFKGEYQMPPWVSGEARRLIGRLLAVDPAKRVTLPELMLTPWVRKGFVPPVPSSSSVSPSPRKWDDDDNGILVDGTISPRTCNAFQLISSMSTGFDLSGLFESEQKAATVFTSHSPAAAVFEKLEAVGRALGYNTTRGKGWRIRLEAKADGANGRLAVTAEVFEVAADVTVVEFAHDAGDALDFNKFCAEDVRPGLADIVWAWQGDVPTLPPAAVLV